Within the Cydia pomonella isolate Wapato2018A chromosome 10, ilCydPomo1, whole genome shotgun sequence genome, the region GGTGCGTTAGAATGAATATTTGAACAGTTTTAAACAGCCTGTATagtaaagatatttttaatagtGACAGTTACAAATTAATCCTTAAGCTGTATTGTTTCGAACATAAtgcacaaaataataaatacttacataactaTTCGATTAGTTTATCACGTAAATGTAATCTCAATTAATCACGGCACTAAAAATGACCCGTACTCGGCTGTGataaaagtaggtatgtatgtaaataatacctattttaattttaattcttaaaaaacaaacactagttcgcaaaaataatcaagaaACACGACCAGAATTCGATCGCAACTGTAATGAATTTGTGCAAATTATGATAATTTCAAATGGACAAGAACGAACGTTGATGAAACCCCGAAAATGTACTCCTACAGGAATTCTTTGGCCGAGTGTCAATTTTTCTGTTGACCACGAACTCGAATGACATTTTCACGAGGTCTTTCACCCTTTAAATCGTATGTTCTGGTAAAAGAGATGTCGGCCAAAGGTGAACGTGCAGgtgcacaatacaatacatgGAAGACTTTGAAAATTGTTATAGCTATTGGTCTTTTGAGCACTGTTAAGTAAAGAAATGAGCTTCCTGAGCAACGAGGGTTGCTGGGCTGTGGTGTGACCATCTCGTCATCGCCCGATGATGGTGGGCTCGTCGGCCATGGCCAGCTCGTCGGTGGCCGCCTTGTCACCTTTCCTCTTGCGTGAGTACCACAGGAAAGATGCCGCAGCAAAAGCGTTCACCAACACCACGAACACCGCCAGGTAGAAGCTGACGTGGAAGCTGTTTAGAACATTAAACACAAATGtattaaatctatttatatCCAATATAATCTCTATAAAACGTAATAATGGTCAAAATGCtaattgttttttaaactatttatacCTACAAAGTGTGAggaataattataaaagttCAAAAACTATGGTTTATATAAGATATGAATTTAATAGCAATAAtaccattttatttttgcacgtaaggcacaaagtaaatagcggcggcgcgcgccggagcaaagagtccgctcagtacaaagtgccattttcgccgcacgcacacagacgttacatttacaggcgttctcaggcactctcgggcagagcttagtcggactgtgcgcgcgttgctcacttgacgtccccgccgctatgtaggtacctactgtcatgtacgtcaaaatgcagtatctaaggaatgtaaacaagatatatgtataaacgaatcgatgtatgtatgtctgtaaacttatattacctactcctttttaaaattcgaaattaatacagaagcaaccctggtgagtcgggcaagtttaggtatgtattttcaagaacggcgggaacggaccttctgtttattttttattttgtgcctAAAGCTAGGGATGCACAGTAAAGTTATTAACTAAAATAATCATTACTCACTAATGGTACGCAGTCTTGGGATAGATGGCAGGAACATTTTTTTCCAGCACATCTACCGTAGTTGACATCACCTGTACCACGACGAAAGTGCAGGATGCTAAACAAAGATAAGATTGTGTTAATTAGTTACTATATTGGAACCCAATTAAACGTTTGGAAGAGGCTCGACTTgctgaataaaagcttgtaaaaactgtCATATTATGCATCATAAACAATATGTAGCGTTATCTTATCATTGTATTTCAATGTCGAGAAATGTGAATCTATGTTGCACTTGattgaattatatttatattcttactAGCCGATTCGAGTTTTATTTATGCGATCTGATTCCGATACGATActtatctgtcagtgtcaaaagtgacgtttttgattgaaaaaatgacactgacagatcagtatcgtatTGGAATCAGATCGCACAACAGAAACTCGAATTGGCCCGTTAGAAATCTAATCCACCATGTTGAGACTTTCCATATAATagataaaatgtgtttttttacccGTCTTAGTCCCTTTTTTTAGTTAGTTAATACCTCTAACACCAATTCTCGCTTCGCTCGCCGTCGTCATTATGGAAATATTGACTCGTTTTAAGCTCTACACATTCATAGGATATTTTCGGATGAAAAGTGAGAGGATCGGTTTACTTCAGTAACACCAAAAAAAATGTCAGagaccaaataaatatttcagaattAATTAACATGTATAAAACTTACTACTTATAAAATGAATGCCAGCAGCGAGTCTCTTGAACATATACCGAGGATTCCTGAACGTATAAACGGAGAAACCGCATCCCATCGTCATCACGAAGAGGCCAATGATGCCGAACGACGTCATCGTCCGTACCAAGCCTGCATAAAGTTGTTCAGTAAATTAACTGCTGACGTAGAATCTTACGTCTCGTCACGTAGTGCACGCTCCCCGCATACACGCTCGACGTCTTATATACTGCTTCTgcagactgcttactatcaggcgggccgtatgcttgtttaccaccgacgtaaaaaatattttgtctaaCCAATGTATCGGTGTCAGCGTCGAGCTTGCACGCTCGGAACGTGCATTCCGTGGCCTTCGGGCTTAGTATACTTTTAAAGTGCCGTAggttttttgactttcgctcgatggAAAAAAATCACGAGCATAGgcctaaaacgcactttaatttttttaacaatttatgcatacaagccaaaaatatgaaaattgcttataaaaatacgcaattttattattgagggaacttttttcttttttaaaactaacaaCAAATTATAATCAagaacatgatatccgcggtcccgagcacgcaaaTCCATCTCGCTCAATCTTACGCTCAGTAAAAGTGGTAGAAGAATTCGAACCTACGCTGCCTTAAATTTACTACTAAAACAAAGACAAAGGCAAAGGCGGTGgctgtttgccaccgtcgtggtataaaaacataattattgcttatttaaaaattcgaactttaataatCAAAGTACAATTTTTCATCGTTTACCAAATATTGTTCAGGtccaagtaattaaaaaaacttacttggGATTTCAGTATGGTAAGCCGGATCACGCAACTTAAGATCTGCCAGCGGCTGCGCCAGGTAGTTTGTACAAACTGAAAAgaaacgaaaatattaatttaattgtttatacaccaaatttacaaattttacaatCTAGACCTAATCAGACGGACtgtctatactctgtatctttaggtatttaaataaacaaaatctacccccAAATGGCTTCTTcaggcagttgagggtagatgaaaacattacatgataaaataatgtaagttaaagtcaggtcgtgcAGTcgcagatccaggcggttttatatgtagattaaccaataaatattataactacccgggaaatgtacaaattgtttgtttacttttatttaaatacctaaaaatacaatatagtaAAACTTTCCTATtcgtaatttattaatttagttattgAGTTATCAGTTATTTAATTCAAGAGAAAACAGTCAAGCCAAAACAGGCATAACTAATAACAAATTCTTGAGTAACTTCTGCACTAGGTAATTAAGTAGATTAAATAATTAGGGGAAGTCCGGGGAATTTGAATCATCGAGAGAATCGAACCACAATTTAGaacttaattaaattacttgCGCTAGTAAATCGAACATACCTTAGAGAGAAAGGACCCGATCAGTGTGATTTTGTTTTGGCATAGTTCACTTAATTTTTGTATGATGGATTTATTCACCTAGTCACTTAAGTTTCCCGGACTACCCCTATCTTTTTAAGGGCTAAGGTAAACTTCAAAAATTTTTCCCGAATgattcatacttttttttttgttaccgaAAGAAAGTACAGTAACCATGTaatattgcaaaaataaataatagatgaATGTACTACAATGTTAGTGAAATAAAATGTCTTAATCTATTCACAGCAATTCCAGTAGCAATTTATTTTGCTAGTGAAATGGATCTGAGGCGGTGCGGAAGCGCATAACCCTTACGAGCCGGAACATTTGAGAAGTTCCTGAGAAACTCGAGGCTTTATCGCATGCATTTACATGGAGCAAACACCGTTGGATCCTTGAGATAACGTTGCTTTCACGGTATACGGTATATGTTTATCAAGTACCTATACAACTTTTCTTAGCTTTTAGACATTAAAAGTATGATTAGACTTAGGATAATtcttaataatatacaatttaatcAACTGTCTGTCCATTCGAATAGTGTCTAAGAGAAAACTAAcgatttaatagtacattacgatacaagtcgaaaaataggaaatttgaaacgagtagcgataaattaaaacacgaccgaagggagtgctttaaatcgacacgagttggggattacctatttgcacatgtatcgtacaacgttttacagtacatatggccctttaaattttcgactgTTACGTATTGTGCTAactatcgcactagtgcggtaaagtagcaccatatgtactgttatagtagtttatgtaacgactacataatgaaagacgtttaaatacgagtgtgggttttgaaccgaacgaagtgagtttaaTAAAGGACCACACAAGTGTtttatgcctaattatgtaggtacatcaGTTACATACGTTGTTTTATGTATCTCCATACTCGTACACattaaaggctctcttgatgtGTTCAGTAAACGTATGTTACGACCAGCATTGCAGCATAATTTAGTTGCTCTGTTGCGGAACTCGCGGATGTGAAGTGGCGTCTCATCATTTTACACCAAAATTTTGCTATAGTCAGTTTACAGCATGTCTTCTACTATGTGGCTTTAAATGCAGGATTCGATTCTACTTGCTAAACTGAGCtaattttattatgggaccGACATCGGAATTGTGAACCGGAATTGTGGAATTGTGTTTCACACATTTTGACTGATCAGATGTCGATCAATTTCTATGGGACCGCCAACATATTTTATTGCGATTTTGGGATTAGTGCCATAATAAATGTAAGTAGCTCACTTTTACAAAATGAATCCAACCCTGCATTGAAAACCCCATAATGGAATGCACGCTttataaacaacaaaacaaaccaAATAAAGGACAAACAAAACCAAAAAATGGCGGTAACTAAAAACTTTTATAACGCATATCATGTAACCGTAGTATTTTGAGTTAAACTAGAGCCGGCTCCAACCGCCATAATTATCATTCGCTATTAAGTAACTTGCGAGATTCGACTAAGTGTAGGTGTGCACTTACACGCTTGCTACATATATTTGCGGACAAAGTACACGCgcttattacatacaatttcCTATGGACACTGTTTCgtgattaataaaatttaattagtcGTCCGAATGCGGCACCAGCGTATCATTTGCCAGCTATCTACTATAGGATCGCTAATTTCTCTTGATAGCACGATATCAAGCGTACGTGCAGTTCGGGAACTGTTATGAAATGAAGGGCTAGATGCGCATTAGCTAAATCTGGATGCACCtttataataattatcgaagttaatatttaaaatgtgctGGCAACAAGCAAGATCGACCGATAACATTTCCCtgctgtaatttatttatacggcgtagaaacttttttttcttacaatattgtaataatttttgACGTTAGGCGCCATTTCCTCCATTAGGAACGAAAAAGAAACTTTTGTGACTTTTTCTGCTGGGTATTGTTAGAGACAAGGGAATAATAAAGACTGCTAACCTTCGTATATGAAGTAACCGGCATAATATGATTATaatcgcgcatgtaactcctctgaagttgcaggcatacataggctacggagactgcttaccatcaggcggggcgtatgcttgtttgccaacgacgtagcttataaaaaaatactttagcaAGATTGTATTCTATATGATTTTGTTATAGACCAGGATTTCTAGAACTGTAtcgtatgcataattattaCACCGCTGTACTGGTGTTTTTACGGCTCGATCACACGGACACGGATCCACGGCAGTGCGCAAACGCAAACGGGACATCGTTATGTTATGTTTATAGTGCTGTCTCGCTCACATAGCGGACAAGCGCGCAACTTAATTTTGCAGAATATACAATAGGTACAATACATgaaacgctggtggcctagcggtaagagcgtacgactggcaatacggaggtcgcgggttcaaaccccggctcataccaatgagtttttcgaaacttatgtacgatttatcatttgatattcaccagtcggaTTTCagcgaaggaaaacattgtgaggaaaccggactaatcccaataaggcctagtttaccctctgggttgaaaggtcagatggcagtcgctttcgtaaaaactagtgcctacgtcaattctcgggattagttgccaagcggaccccaggctcccatgagtcgtggcaaaatgccgggacaacgcgaggaagaagaagaagaagatacaatacaatacattttgtattgtatataaagagtatttactctttattgcacacctctaAGTAGAGATAAAAAACAGGCGGTCTtgtcgctaaaaagcgatctcttccagacaaccttaaataataatagatcCGCATTTTTTATATGCAACTAGTCACTATAGTCTGTTCTGTCACTATAGGATGCGAGTTCTTTTCACGTACGggcaatatataattatataagatgctaacaaattagctaccgGTAGCTATTTGACAGCTGATAGTACTGGGCTCCtggagtatatttaagtatgaaacatatagtttttagtttttatgatgtttttttggagaaatttgGAAAACAAAATTGCTACGTAAAAACACCCTGTTAATGAAACCTTGTTGAACAAATTCTAGAATCGCTTTTACCTAAGTCTTAACTGACCACTTcacgttgataaatcaaatgacacgtTGAAAATTACATTCAAGACAAACAATGGTGGCGTTTTCGATTATCAATAAGACGCTATTTTCTTAaaacttcaaaattaaataaacctaATCGATAACAGACTCTGTGGTACGTTTTAGTTAAAAACGTTGTTGTTGCAcacatgttgattttttttctttaaacaaagaAAATGGTATGAAaagttttcataatttatatttatagttaatTAATTTAGCGGAACGtaccatctcttaaaatatcggtaactaatttgttagcaccttatagGTATAAACGGCAAAACTGCCAAAAAATTTTGGCAAAACTTGCAAGAAATAGTAGCCTTGAAACTAATGGGAATTTCAACGCTAACTTGCTTTGTCATGGCATGTTTTATGGATGTAATTAAGCAGTTATTCATGTCAGAACAAACTAGAGttccaattaataaataaaaaattacatgtgtTCGGCGTTTACCCGTACACACCGGTTTACCGAACGCTGGCTGGGTAATGTTAAATGCTGCATCATTTTTGATTTACGTCATCATTATTATGTACCAGGGTAAACTTGAGTTCAATTAACCTTCTCACAGTACCCGTACCATGTACATGCTATTCTCAATGTTTGTATGAGTAATACAGATCACTTCGTCAattggtaggtaggtatatacttattgtatgaaaatctgttcgtAGGTTTTGAAATTATGCCAATAAACCATCATACATCGAACATCGAAAGCTGCAAACAGCGGCGCTAGCGTCAGTAGAAGCATTAAGCAACTGAGCAAGGTGTGAGCAACGACGATCATCGATCATACCATGGCATGACATGCGAAACTATTTCCATTAACTTGCCGTCATCAGCAGTCGCAAAAGTACGAATCCAGTAGGCCTAGCACAGGAGTGgtgcgacagtatctcgccctcgagatagactacccgtccctctttaattaataatacgggtagtctatctcgctgGCGTGATACTGTCTTGCAGCTCCTGTGCTAGTCCTATAGAATAATAGAACCTATGTATCTGCTATTTACAGAATCCTTGCTGTCTAACAAAACCAATGTATGACAGCAAATCACGTCTAAAACATGAGTCTTTCTCACTCATTAGACTGTGTTCTAATGACTGTTCGGAGTGAAATACCACCGGTGCAAGTGTTTTTATCGTAAATATGTAGTTGAGTATTGGCAAACTTGTGGTAGACTAATCAAAATTAAGCCTGGCTAAGAATACTTCTATATCGATGGTTGTAAACCACGCCTACCTTTAAGTAATTGGAAAACTATAAAACGCCGACCAAAATAGAGCGCCGATTATGGGTCATTGAGCGATGAGCTCACATTTTACAGGAATAGTGGAAGCAGAGTGACGGAAGTGAAAACTAAGACAAAATATTTACGAAAACGTCCCGAAAATTGGGTTACAGTAGAAAAACCTGACCTAGCGTGAGGGactcatacatttttattatgataaactttataaaaacttaatccCTTGTAAGCCTATGTATAAGTACTTCTACATAATTGTATCTACTTATCTAGAAATCTAAAAACATCGCCTTACGTCCTTATCTCAAATCCAAATCAATGGCGTTTAGGACGGTTTGTTGTTAAGTCGGTTATGAATGTTATGATATGCCTATAAGCTTCCATTTCAGTCGACTTTAATTTACGTAAGCGTTACTTTTATTGCGAGTAATTGGGGGATAATAAtgggtttatattttattggacTATTGTCAAGCTAAAAGCGCACATGCTTCAGTAGGTACTATTTGAGGAATACTTTTTTcgataagtttatttttgaagtaCGTAAGCCTGGCAGACGAAATATACTTTGACAAATCATATTATCgtgttattttttttcagtACCAAAAATGGGGTGAGTTGGGGAGACGGGGGGAATTGGAGTCTACTAaggaaaaagttaaataaaaggcaAATTTATGGATACTTCAGGaacttttttttcgaaactaaatTACTTATTAGAGTATCATTTAATCACAGCGTCAATGTTATATTATTAGGCATTTGGCCACAAATAAACTTTCTTCAAAAAAACAGAATCGCTCCCATTACCCGACTTTGCGGGATATGAGAGCCTATAAATTCCCATATGTGTAATGGGAGCTTATACCTTGTATACGGATGTACCGCCACGTTGAAGTTTTTTGACAGCATTTTCCAAGGTTTCATAGTCCAAGACGCTTTTGTAGTAGTGCGTTCTCTTTTTCTTGGCATTTTATCCAtcttaggtataaaaaaaatacatattaaaatgcaTATGGGGTAATTGGAGCTACAAGAGGTAATCAGAGCTAATAGGTAATAGGCTCTGAATACCCAAATACCACCATctcgaaattaaataaaatggtatCCTGAATCTAGCTTGTAATGAAATTATACGCACAGATACTCAAAATTAATAACATTAGctagaaaacaaaataggtTTGATTGTAACAAACATATAACTTCAGACTTACCCGTACACTTAAAAAATTTCGTATAATTTATAAGCGCGGAGCGAAAAATCGACAAGCATCCTTGCTTGGTCACATAATGCGTGGCACTATCGAGCCGAGCGCGGCAGGGTAACATGGCCGCAGTGTGCCGAAAGTACCCGAGAGGCAACCGAGCAAATACGACCAATAGTTTTGTCTCTAGTCGCATCGCTCCCATTACCCGCTGGCTCCCATTACCCCCCCACTCCCCTAGGGACAAAACTGACATTCAAACCTCGATAAAACTTTATGGCAAACtgatttttaaacataaaaaatgttCCGGTCGTTTGAATTTTAGTTCCCAACTCACCCCGAAGTAGGGGATTTCCTACTAAAgtgagttttgaaaattgttggatcgacactttgggattatgaacattatacctaatagcttgatttgttattagaatatataatatacgcaGCAATAGCCTGTAAAAACCAACTCATCCCTCTGTCATCCCTCCTCGCCCCATTCATAACCCAACTGCCCTCgtaatccctactcaccccatttcaCGGTATTCAATCTCTAATACCTACATTTATGAGATTTCTGATAATCAaggttatattttacttttataaaagtACTCTTGGAACTTTTCTGCTAGGTatctaataaatattatctgtAATACATATCAGACCAAAACACTAGCTTGTTGATACTACTATTACAGAACTTCTATTGCTGGTTGCTTACTCAACACGGTTGATTACTTTCTTTGCAACTTGCCACATCACAGTCTACTCTACGTTATACGTGATGTTTGCCTACGTGATTTATGTATCGTAGGTCCGTTCTGATTGATGCTGGCAGCTAATAGCCATCTCGGTTGTCGGCGTCCCCTTTCTATAGCAGCCACGAACAGTGCCGCATTGTTTATTTGATTATACCGCGTAACGCCCGAAGATAACTGTGGAAACGCCGTGGCGACTTGAAAGAACCAATGCGGTATTTTTGTCGGTGACTATAATTCACATTGTGTGGGCCGAGCTCGACAGTGTGTTTactttttgtgaaaatttaGCAGATTTTGCTCCGATGGGATACGAAACGTTCTGTTGTGAGCTAGGCTATTTACCTATCATCGGTTCAAAAATACATACTATAGCTTTATTTGACCTAGGTATTGCTTGAAACAAATAGGTATTGTCGAAGGAAGAACTGTTAACAGTTCTACAAACTTTGAAACATTACGAGAAGAAACGTAACTTTTACTATTTGTGACAACATTTCTAATGTATCAAATTAGGCAATGTACTTAGGTACATaacaattacaaaatatatggaTTTTCGTCCTCATAATTTCTTCTATAGTACATAAAACACTGTTTCATAGTAACTGTGGCCACCTGCCTTCTTCTAGAATATGTGATTTTGTAAATtgttttatgacgtataaataaataaataaatattataggacgttattacacaaattgactaagtcccacagtaagctcaataaggcttgtgtgcttagacaacgatatatataataaataaataaataaatataaatattataggacattattacacaaattgactaagtcccacagtaagctcaataaggcttgtgttgagggtacttagaaaacgatatatataatatataaatatttataaatacttaaatacatagaaaacacccatgactcaggaacaaatatccatgctcatcacacgaataaatgcccttaccaggatttgaacccgggaccatcagcttcgtaggcagggtcactacccactaggccaaccggtcgtcaaataatatatGAACATACACGTATgtatttgaaatatataaaaaaatctcgtTTATGTGTATCCCACGTATCAACTGTCTGTGATATATTAGCTTTCAAACTgataaattggtttaaatttagtttcttTAGCCAAGCAGCCCACATAATTCCAAAATTTAGTACTATGATTCAATAAAATCTGTTCAGTTATTGCAATAAAAGAACGATTACCGATTATTGCAATACAACATTGTTACAATAGAGCTTAGACAATGTATTAAATAAACCAGTAACGAGAACGCCGGCAAAAGGAAATGCTTACAACATCAcagaaaatacaatttaagcACGATGCTtaaaaggaaaacattgtaaatGTCGTGTTTGTCGTAAATGGGCCGAGCAGGCTCCCGGCGGGACGCTGAAACAACGCCATTGGCGTGTAACTAGCATTCAGTGAAGCCCTTTCATGAATAATGGACTTACTGCCCACAAACAATGTAACAGTCACAATATGGTCTGAAAAACAGAATTGTGATGATTGACGCACAATGAATGAAAGGGAGAATTAAGGGATTTGAGAGCATGTTGGCATAATCTACTGTTTCTTAGAAATCGAAAAGGCGACTCTAGAAAGTGTCTCTTCAGGCTTTAATCCCTGATACAGTGAAACCGTGAAAGATATCTAACAAgatttttgtattgtatcaACCATTTTGTGAAATCGTAGACTATTTgcgttaattttaattaaatatatcattCATTGATGAGGTCCGTGTCTTGGATAGAAGTACTGGAAGTGTTGCTATTTTGAGGTACTGCGGTTTTGAGCTTAACAGAGATCCTATGATATCGTCGTTAGTAGGTAATGTAGGCAGGTACATAATTCACGTCAtgagtttaaatttagtaaattaaataaatttgcgtaaccatacatatattttttatttatcaatttaaaatacCCGTCACTAGCATAAATTATGGTTAAAGGTAGTGACGCTGAAACTCTGAAAATTACGATGTCCGAATGAACACAAATAAAGTCCAGTCATAAACTACAGACGTAGGCGTCGAATTAACGATTGACATAAACACGCAATCGTCACGGAATCTCTGATATATCTTTGCAGTTAGACAACTAGTTGCCATTCAAACATGGAATTATCTAAATGATGCATGTCTCTTAGGcactaaatatttataacttaccTATATTTCAgacacttttttaaataattattaccaACTTACTTTTACTAAGGATTCTACACGTCATCCGTCATTGCATAGCAAAACCATTGAAAAATTCCAACAAGTCTGTAGTTGTATCAAGTTGTGACAAGTGTCTGATATTGAATAATTTAccataagtaattattttttgatcaCCATATTTCGTCCCATGCCACTTATAAAGTGGATTCTCGATATTTACTAAATTACTAAAAC harbors:
- the LOC133522138 gene encoding uncharacterized protein LOC133522138 — encoded protein: MTSFGIIGLFVMTMGCGFSVYTFRNPRYMFKRLAAGIHFISTSCTFVVVQVMSTTVDVLEKNVPAIYPKTAYHYFHVSFYLAVFVVLVNAFAAASFLWYSRKRKGDKAATDELAMADEPTIIGR